The following coding sequences are from one Rutidosis leptorrhynchoides isolate AG116_Rl617_1_P2 chromosome 11, CSIRO_AGI_Rlap_v1, whole genome shotgun sequence window:
- the LOC139875435 gene encoding uncharacterized protein — MASNANTSTSVANLPGPSQNLTASEIASNGLSICSSKTTTPLGKTQTLCALKLIDKRDLEADISDEKDFGPFPEMLLQSLHIASINTTIHGQLQRFTGLQFVGPVLGSNFRGPAATSRGQIQPNGTTGISAAPIPSSNQLQSIDQTGLSHTMSHTWVQISEAQPPHTTFNHNRLSQQVSQHHPRHPGVRHNHGPPSYTCMFCHATMWYEERSNKPKKTTTPTFSLCCQNGKVLLPKLKEPPLVLKRLLNYSDHSTAKFREQIRIYNSMFSFTSFGAKIDHSINCGRGPYTFRISGQTYHRIGSLLPEEGGPPRYAQLYFYDTQNEARNRMSAFVGTESSQPLDENITNNLILMLNEFSAVAQAFRMARDWATNNATANFELRLIAKATNTRQYNAPNMAEVSALITSDFGQCTTARDIIVQKKNSPPQRISELHQLYMALQYPLLFPYGETGYHEQIAYHTNSGRRKTHRGYVTMREFYCYRIQQRENEGTTILRGGRLFQQYLVDAYTAVEEQRLKWLRNHQNELRTDLYNNVCDAVTQGDTRASAIGKRIILPATHTGSPRYMVQSYQDALALCREFDNPDLFITFTSNPKWPEIEAMLSYIDGQRAPDRPEIVARVFKQKLDAMMADIMKAQIFGTCEAGIYIIEFQKRGLPHVHMLIWLTANFKCKTPEDIDDIIFAEIPSKTNDPDAYKAVTEYMLHGPCGGNILDSPCIIDKKYLLLKYSAHINVEWCNRSRAIKYLFKYLNKGPDRATIVIQENLGPSNGSARELVTEVDEIKNYLDCRYLSPCEAVWRMFSYDIHFSKPSVIKLSYHLPNHHTITLRDSENLPALLHRESIKETMFTDWFELNKRDPSARHLTYAKIPKNYVWNQDAKTWTRRKQGSCIGRIVYSHPASGERYYLRLLLNKVKGPQTYEEIRTVDGTLHPTFKDACFAYGLINDDREWTTAITEARLWASGAQLRDLFVTILLFCNVTKPLTLWELNWEALAEDILYKKCKLYNFPDLILSESQLKNYCLLEIQDILNKHGKSLSDFPDLPQPDPALLTQLDNRLIREELNYNLTELRTEHQNLYVCLNPEQLALYNQVLSAVTQQTGGLFFLYGPEGTGKTFVYKTILTKLRSGKLIALAVASSGIASLLLPGGRTAHSRFVIPLKLMENSTCGIKQQTHLAELMQEVRLIIWDEAPMTQRFAFEALDKTLKDILGAKNEANRSKLFGGVPVLLGGNFRQIFPVIPKGKRQEIVQACINRSELWQTC, encoded by the exons ATGGCATCGAATGCAAATACATCCACCTCGGTAGCTAATTTACCAG GTCCATCACAGAACCTCACCGCATCGGAAATTGCCTCCAATGGTCTATCAATTTGCTCCTCAAAAACTACTACCCCGCTTGGGAAAACACAAACGTTATGTGCTCTCAAGTTAATTGACAAACGGGATTTGGAAGCAG ATATCAGTGATGAGAAAGATTTTGGCCCCTTTCCAGAAATGCTGCTCCAGTCACTCCACATAGCATCAATCAATACCACGATCCATGGTCAGCTCCAACGGTTTACTGGACTACAATTTGTCGGGCCCGTTCTGGGTTCAAATTTCA GAGGCCCAGCCGCCACATCCCGTGGTCAAATACAACCGAATGGCACAACAGGTATCTCAGCCGCACCCATCCCATCCAGCAATCAGCTACAATCGATCGACCAAACAGGTTTGTCACACACTATGAGTCACACCTGGGTTCAAATTTCA GAGGCCCAGCCACCACATACAACGTTCAACCACAACCGACTGTCACAACAAGTTTCTCAGCACCACCCGCGACATCCAGGGGTCAG GCACAACCACGGCCCCCCTTCCTACACGTGTATGTTTTGTCATGCAACAATGTGGTACGAGGAAAGGAGTAACAAACCCAAAAAAACTACCACGCCAACATTCTCCCTCTGTTGCCAAAATGGAAAAGTACTTCTCCCAAAGCTTAAAGAGCCTCCTTTGGTGTTAAAAAGATTGCTCAACTATAGTGACCACTCCACAGCCAAATTCAGAGAGCAAATTAGGATCTACAACAGTATGTTTTCATTCACATCTTTTGGGGCCAAGATTGACCACTCGATTAACTGTGGCCGCGGTCCTTACACATTTCGAATTAGTGGCCAAACATACCACAGGATTGGGTCACTTTTACCGGAGGAAGGGGGACCTCCACGGTATGCACAGCTCTACTTTTACGACACACAGAATGAAGCACGAAACCGTATGTCTGCTTTTGTGGGCACCGAATCAAGTCAGCCCTTAGATGAAAACATCACCAACAATCTGATTCTAATGTTAAATGAATTCAGCGCGGTTGCACAGGCCTTTCGCATGGCCCGAGATTGGGCTACTAACAATGCGACCGCAAACTTTGAACTCCGCTTGATTGCTAAGGCTACAAATACGCGTCAGTATAACGCCCCTAACATGGCCGAGGTTTCAGCGTTGATAACAAGCGACTTTGGTCAGTGCACAACTGCTCGGGATATTATTGTCCAAAAAAAAAATTCACCCCCCCAACGCATATCAGAACTTCACCAACTCTACATGGCATTGCAGTATCCTTTACTATTTCCCTACGGAGAAACAGGGTACCACGAACAAATAGCATACCATACTAATAGTGGCAGACGGAAAACTCACCGGGGTTATGTGACAATGCGAGAATTCTATTGTTATCGAATTCAACAACGCGAAAATGAGGGGACAACTATCCTTAGAGGTGGAAGGCTATTCCAACAATATTTAGTGGACGCTTACACAGCGGTCGAAGAACAACGACTGAAGTGGCTTAGGAATCATCAAAATGAGCTCCGCACCGACCTATACAATAACGTCTGTGACGCTGTTACCCAGGGCGACACCCGGGCGAGCGCAATTGGAAAGCGGATAATTCTCCCGGCCACGCATACAGGTAGCCCACGCTATATGGTTCAGAGCTACCAGGATGCATTGGCGTTGTGTCGAGAATTTGATAACCCTGATTTGTTCATCACCTTCACGTCCAACCCCAAATGGCCCGAAATTGAAGCGATGCTTTCTTATATTGACGGTCAACGGGCACCGGATAGACCCGAAATTGTAGCAAGAGTGTTCAAACAAAAGCTCGATGCCATGATGGCTGATATCATGAAAGCTCAAATATTTGGCACATGCGAAGCAG GCATCTATATAATTGAATTTCAAAAGCGCGGATTACCTCATGTACATATGCTAATTTGGCTAACAGCAAACTTTAAATGTAAGACCCCGGAAGACATCGATGATATCATCTTCGCTGAAATCCCATCCAAAACAAACGATCCGGATGCCTATAAAGCTGTTACAGAATACATGTTACATGGTCCATGCGGTGGGAATATCTTGGATTCACCTTGCATTATCGATAAAAA ATATCTCCTTCTCAAATACAGTGCTCATATCAACGTAGAATGGTGTAACCGATCTCGGGCCATTAAGTACTTATTTAAATACTTAAACAAAGGTCCCGATCGAGCAACTATAGTAATTCAAGAAAACCTCGGCCCGTCCAACGGATCCGCACGAGAACTGGTTACTGAAGTCGATGAAATCAAGAATTATTTGGACTGCCGGTATCTATCCCCGTGTGAGGCAGTCTGGAGAATGTTTTCATACGACATTCACTTCTCCAAGCCATCGGTCATAAAGTTGTCGTACCATCTACCGAATCACCATACAATCACATTGCGTGATTCAGAAAACCTACCTGCACTGTTGCATAGGGAGAGTATCAAAGAAACCATGTTCACTGATTGGTTTGAGCTTAACAAACGAGACCCCTCTGCACGACACCTTACTTATGCAAAAATCCCTAAAAATTATGTTTGGAATCAGGACGCGAAAACGTGGACGCGTCGAAAACAGGGAAGCTGCATTGGACGCATCGTCTACTCACACCCAGCATCGGGCGAGCGTTATTATCTTAGGTTGTTGTTAAACAAAGTAAAGGGCCCCCAAACGTATGAAGAAATACGTACCGTCGATGGAACTTTGCATCCCACATTTAAAGATGCGTGTTTCGCGTATGGGTTGATCAATGATGATAGAGAGTGGACAACAGCTATAACTGAGGCAAGATTATGGGCATCTGGTGCACAACTCCGGGATTTGTTTGTCACGATTTTACTTTTTTGCAATGTAACTAAACCCCTGACCCTGTGGGAACTAAATTGGGAGGCTTTGGCCGAAGACATCCTCTACAAAAAATGCAAACTCTACAACTTCCCTGATTTGATCCTCAGTGAGTCGCAACTTAAAAACTATTGTTTGTTGGAAATTCAAGACATCTTGAACAAACATGGTAAATCATTAAGTGATTTCCCGGATCTACCCCAACCTGACCCAGCCCTCCTGACACAACTAGACAACCGTCTAATTCGCGAAGAGTTAAACTACAATCTCACTGAATTAAGGACTGAACATCAGAACCTGTACGTATGCCTGAACCCAGAACAGCTCGCGCTATATAACCAAGTCCTCTCAGCGGTAACTCAACAAACAGGTGGCCTTTTTTTCCTCTATGGTCCCGAAGGTACGGGGAAAACTTTTGTCTACAAGACCATTCTTACAAAATTAAGGTCCGGGAAACTAATAGCACTTGCTGTTGCATCTTCAG GTATCGCTTCGCTACTTTTGCCGGGAGGCCGGACCGCCCACAGTAGATTTGTGATCCCTCTTAAACTTATGGAAAATAGCACATGCGGGATCAAACAGCAAACACACCTTGCAGAACTAATGCAAGAAGTCAGGTTAATCATATGGGATGAAGCTCCCATGACTCAGAGGTTTGCATTCGAGGCTTTAGACAAAACGCTAAAAGATATTTTAGGTGCTAAAAATGAGGCGAACCGAAGCAAACTATTTGGCGGAGTCCCAGTTTTACTTGGTGGTAACTTCCGACAAATATTTCCCGTCATACCAAAAGGAAAGAGACAGGAAATTGTACAAGCATGCATTAACCGATCTGAGTTATGGCAAACCTGCTAG
- the LOC139875436 gene encoding replication protein A 70 kDa DNA-binding subunit B-like, which yields MAVAIQDPSVQSNQRSYSYLNELQVGQEAEVRIMICRTWDTHTKYGKYLSTEFIASDEQGNVIQLTARSTVAHYFISRLKEGTGSTFLRRISGSAHEGFVRHPFACVPFEELQPNGGQFLIDVVGCVVNVGSVTPQKSGSSTLEFELVNESHRRVRVTLWGKLGDSFLAMRTDAPAQYIIILSSVATRKDYYGGTSLSSTSATLIIDDTQIPTLAEFINKISGMQFPDVTGDLAPQGQFPAPIEGSIADLLGLARRGKNNVADVFKCKVELTNIRMKNSWYYNSCSICEAKKSISRQYGGFWCESCDKNDPEPIARFRIQFDVRDSTGETVVVLFDETAEPLTGTTAKALLAGQDAATCTTVLPNALANLLTTSQVLLLKINSYYEHGTYESFNCIKVYLDEKPHASVLAESVEPATFYPAAKGGAASTLPSSTTPKGVKRSIEIPTPTKALERPSRRKFVVTTSDLEDDPPAGAVNETDKAGLSQFKRTFSFIGFPVWPYDMARKNNLIVLVFE from the exons ATGGCAGTTGCAATCCAAGACCCGTCAGTCCAATCTAACCAAAGAAGTTATTCGTATCTTAATGAGTTGCAGGTTGGTCAGGAAGCGGAGGTTCGAATCATGATATGCCGCACTTGGGATACCCACACCAAATATGGGAAATACCTGAGTACTGAGTTCATAGCAAGTGATGAGCAG GGTAACGTGATTCAGTTGACTGCTAGGAGCACCGTAGCTCACTATTTTATCTCCAGACTAAAGGAAGGAACG GGCTCCACCTTCCTCAGGCGAATATCAGGTTCTGCGCACGAAGGGTTTGTCCGCCATCCGTTTGCTTGCGTTCCTTTTGAAGAGTTGCAGCCAAATGGTGGCCAATTCTTAATAG ATGTTGTGGGGTGTGTTGTGAATGTGGGCTCCGTTACCCCTCAAAAAAGCGGGTCGAGCACCCTCGAGTTCGAGCTGGTCAATGAGAG CCATCGAAGAGTCCGGGTCACATTATGGGGCAAATTAGGTGACTCTTTCCTTGCTATGAGAACCGATGCGCCTGCACAATACATCATCATTTTATCCTCGGTCGCTACTAGAAAGGACTACTATG GCGGTACATCTCTCTCTAGCACGTCAGCCACCCTGATAATTGACGACACTCAGATCCCCACTCTAGCTGAATTTATCAACAAAATCAG CGGCATGCAGTTTCCCGACGTCACAGGCGATTTGGCTCCCCAAGGGCAGTTCCCGGCCCCAATAGAAGGTTCCATTGCCGATCTGCTGGGACTGGCCCGCAGAGGGAAAAACAATGTG GCCGATGTTTTTAAATGCAAAGTGGAGCTCACCAACATAAGGATGAAAAACAGCTGGTATTACAACAGCTGTAGTATTTGCGAGGCCAAAAAGAGCATTTCGAGGCAGTATGGCGGCTTTTGGTGTGAATCGTGTGACAAAAATGATCCCGAGCCAATTGCGAG GTTTCGCATTCAGTTTGATGTCCGAGACTCGACCGGTGAAACCGTTGTGGTCCTTTTTGATGAAACAGCTGAACCGCTGACTGGGACAACTGCTAAGGCCCTGTTGGCTGGACAAGATGCG GCGACCTGCACAACAGTCTTACCGAATGCACTTGCTAATCTGCTTACTACTAGCCAAGTTTTGCTGTTGAAGATTAACTCCTACTATGAACATGGAACATATGAGAGTTTTAATTGCATAAAAGTTTACTTGGATGAAAAGCCTCATGCGTCTGTCTTGGCCGAAAGTGTGGAACCGGCTACCTTTTATCCAGCTGCTAAGGGAGGGGCTGCATCAACCCTCCCGTCATCCACAACTCCAAAAGGGGTGAAGAGATCAATTGAAATCCCTACTCCAACAAAGGCATTGGAACGACCTAGCCGCCGCAA GTTTGTTGTCACAACGTCTGACTTAGAAGACGACCCACCCGCTGGTGCAGTAAACGAGACGGATAAGGCTGGGCTGAGCCAG TTTAAACGCACGTTTTCTTTTATTGGCTTCCCTGTTTGGCCTTATGATATGGCCCGAAAAAATAATCTCATTGTTTTGGTTTTTGAATAA